The Coffea arabica cultivar ET-39 chromosome 3c, Coffea Arabica ET-39 HiFi, whole genome shotgun sequence genome contains a region encoding:
- the LOC140037792 gene encoding putative late blight resistance protein homolog R1A-3, which translates to MEIAIDPCSFDNTLRFLESVEINWDLEAPVKVQVHTLKLKARFLKAFFTCTGKWYINNNGLKAILRQVEDVVLSADQELQPLSLNLIPDNLVCSISSALEKLDPIKPLIQEVYALVAQSTRSISSTTDAVVGLIDTTLGYLKDLLKYKAQSIANLKKETEALEENLRYLGYLLRVTKKYLPREHDDRLRDVLIHSEAAADSTACLMYLCLDNNKMDERMLNEVKLQLSYLQHRIEVILPDVRKVYLRAWKASSSLQKSDFSLNEILYLESLGKIKEILQVSVSVETCVMQRINALEDEFKILRDYLMDTSAQEYTDTHPKLKHLFLQIKHVMGRAACVIPSFIDNDVTEDTVRQLDLDARVLLEEFKVIKQEARDIYDSILPKSQRTKFPTTNELGFVDFVIQNAKQLLHSKDDFIALLWHQIEMVHDHILSMRGDFIEIAKHPREHQDLKDPWTRFKDVVYHIDYVVDSFLIKDQPLWYHKLGLFYAIEDIKIISREVSDIKDRTMNHVAALKFSSNVAGISSQANSGEFQVLSRSIYGAGNEANKPGDFVELFEDEAKKIMEQLTNGIMPLQILSVMGMPGIGKTTLVHSIFENPSVLLHFHVRARCCVTQVYQKRRLLLEVLQQVSKVSYKVLGMTDDRLALKLYQSLKGKRYLIFVDDLWDIWPWNDMKASFPDDNNGSRIVFTSRFHNITSQITTNSITIFLNPISDLSSWELLQVKLFKQESCPQELFGIGQQIAANCKGLPIAVDLIAGLLGTKDRKKESWKQIANGLNAHLLEDQNGQCMGMLELSYDNLPNHLKPCFLYFGTFCEDIEVPTSKLIRLWIAEGFVELQKDDKGSLEGAAQKYLNDLIARSLVIISKKGSRGGVKASRVHDLLRDFALAKAKEESFLLTTNGFEQLSSVGDSFYEPYRLSINSGSDYFPRSSLNPAHLAGITQIQLYFGLPLPACHVYQKHVAMGVNPCPRTRSMVYRGSILRKVSFSFDNFKLLRVLDIWAIDIDYCPNIFELVNLRFLSLNHYRRKSIPPEIGNLRNLETLMLGKNHNIDVPTTVWNLVKLKHLLIRGSYTLPPCSQEFLEKPFKLHSLQSLSTPDLAFGEDTEQILRGLCNLRKLSCRFLYSWDYTSNCIQFPNLDFLTQLESLKVAYRGKALHKVQSCKFSFPANVKKLTLSGFCLPWTEISSIGNLPNLQVLKLLDDAFEGTTWDMNEGEFRNLSFLKLERLQLLHWNAFEDHLPSLKTVVLVNCKKLVEIPPCLGDIPTLQSVELRGCSHSCRCSLGVIKERQIEMGNEELAVTLG; encoded by the coding sequence ATGGAGATTGCTATAGATCCTTGTAGCTTTGACAACACCTTAAGGTTTCTGGAGTCCGTTGAGATTAACTGGGATTTGGAAGCTCCAGTCAAGGTTCAAGTCCATACCCTCAAATTGAAAGCAAGATTTCTCAAAGCTTTTTTCACCTGCACAGGAAAGTGGTACATCAACAACAATGGCTTGAAAGCCATCCTAAGGCAAGTTGAAGATGTGGTCCTCAGTGCAGATCAAGAACTTCAACCTCTCTCGTTGAATTTGATACCAGATAACTTGGTTTGTTCAATCTCAAGTGCACTAGAAAAGCTTGATCCAATAAAGCCACTCATTCAAGAAGTTTATGCTTTGGTTGCGCAGTCAACAAGATCCATTAGCTCAACAACTGATGCTGTTGTGGGACTTATTGACACTACTTTAGGCTATCTGAAGGATCTGCTGAAATATAAAGCTCAATCAATTGCCAATCTGAAGAAGGAAACTGAAGCCCTTGAAGAGAATCTGAGGTATCTGGGATATTTACTAAGAGTAACTAAAAAATACTTGCCAAGGGAGCATGATGACAGGTTAAGGGATGTTCTGATTCATTCTGAAGCTGCAGCTGATAGCACGGCATGTCTTATGTACCTGTGCTTGGACAACAATAAGATGGATGAACGCATGCTGAATGAGGTGAAGCTTCAACTTTCTTATCTACAGCATAGGATTGAAGTTATTCTGCCAGATGTTAGAAAGGTGTATCTCAGAGCCTGGAAAGCTTCGAGTTCTCTACAAAAGAGTGATTTTTCATTGAATGAAATTCTTTATCTTGAATCTCTAGGCAAAATTAAGGAGATATTGCAGGTTAGTGTCAGTGTAGAAACTTGTGTGATGCAGCGGATCAATGCTCTCGAGGATGAGTTTAAAATTCTAAGGGATTATCTTATGGATACTTCAGCTCAAGAGTACACTGATACTCATCCAAAATTGAAGCATCTATTTCTGCAAATCAAACATGTTATGGGCAGGGCAGCATGTGTTATTCCCTCGTTCATTGACAATGATGTTACTGAGGACACTGTTAGACAACTGGACCTTGATGCTCGTGTTTTGCTTGAAGAGTTCAAGGTTATCAAGCAAGAAGCTAGAGATATCTATGACAGCATATTGCCAAAATCCCAGAGGACCAAGTTCCCCACAACAAACGAATTAGGCTTTGTGGATTTTGTGATTCAGAATGCGAAGCAGCTGCTACACTCTAAAGATGACTTCATTGCTCTATTGTGGCATCAAATTGAGATGGTTCATGATCACATATTGTCTATGAGGGGAGATTTTATTGAAATTGCTAAGCATCCAAGAGAACATCAAGATCTGAAAGATCCCTGGACACGTTTCAAAGATGTTGTGTACCATATAGATTATGTTGTCGATTCGTTCCTCATCAAAGATCAACCTCTTTGGTATCATAAGTTGGGGCTATTTTATGCCATTGAAGATATTAAGATTATAAGCAGAGAGGTCAGTGATATCAAAGACAGAACAATGAATCACGTTGCAGCCCTGAAATTTTCCTCCAATGTTGCCGGTATTTCTTCACAAGCTAATTCAGGAGAGTTTCAAGTATTGTCACGTTCCATTTATGGGGCCGGAAATGAAGCAAACAAGCCTGGTGATTTCGTGGAACTTTTTGAGGATGAAGCAAAAAAGATAATGGAGCAACTCACCAATGGTATAATGCCATTGCAGATTCTCTCAGTTATGGGGATGCCTGGAATAGGTAAGACAACACTAGTTCATTCAATATTTGAAAATCCTTCCGTTCTTCTGCACTTTCATGTCCGTGCAAGGTGTTGTGTAACTCAGGTCTATCAGAAGAGAAGATTGTTGCTTGAAGTTCTGCAGCAAGTTAGTAAAGTAAGTTACAAGGTACTTGGAATGACTGACGACAGGCTGGCTCTGAAATTATATCAAAGTCTAAAAGGCAAACGTTATCTTATATTTGTTGATGATTTGTGGGATATTTGGCCGTGGAATGATATGAAGGCTTCTTTCCCAGATGATAACAATGGGAGTAGAATTGTATTCACAAGTCGATTTCATAACATTACTTCACAAATCACAACCAATAGTATCACCATTTTTCTGAATCCAATATCAGATCTTAGTAGTTGGGAGCTCTTGCAAGTCAAGCTATTTAAACAAGAAAGTTGCCCCCAAGAACTTTTTGGAATTGGACAGCAAATTGCAGCAAATTGCAAAGGCCTACCAATTGCTGTGGATTTGATAGCTGGACTACTTGGGACAAAGGACAGAAAGAAGGAATCCTGGAAACAAATTGCAAATGGTTTGAATGCTCACCTTCTAGAAGACCAAAATGGTCAGTGCATGGGCATGCTAGAACTCAGTTATGACAACTTACCAAATCATTTGAAGCCATGCTTTCTTTATTTTGGAACATTTTGTGAGGATATAGAAGTCCCGACAAGTAAGTTGATACGGTTATGGATTGCAGAAGGATTTGTTGAACTGCAAAAGGATGATAAAGGAAGCTTAGAGGGTGCAGCTCAGAAGTATTTGAATGATCTAATTGCTAGGAGCTTAGTAATAATCTCCAAAAAAGGATCTCGAGGTGGAGTTAAAGCAAGCCGTGTTCATGATCTCTTGCGTGATTTTGCCTTGGCAAAAGCTAAAGAAGAGTCCTTTTTGCTAACAACCAACGGATTTGAACAATTATCTTCGGTTGGTGATTCATTTTATGAGCCATATCGTCTGTCCATCAATTCTGGATCGGACTATTTTCCCAGAAGTTCTTTGAATCCAGCACATTTGGCAGGAATAACTCAAATCCAGTTATATTTTGGACTCCCTCTCCCTGCCTGTCATGTGTACCAAAAGCATGTGGCCATGGGAGTAAATCCTTGTCCACGTACCCGCTCTATGGTATATCGTGGGAGTATATTACGCAAGGTTTCATTCAGCTTTGACAATTTCAAGCTCCTTAGAGTGTTAGATATTTGGGCCATCGATATCGACTATTGTCCTAACATATTTGAGTTGGTTAATCTAAGGTTCTTGTCACTCAACCACTACAGAAGAAAGAGCATCCCACCAGAAATTGGCAACCTCCGGAACCTGGAAACTCTTATGTTGGGGAAAAATCACAATATCGATGTACCAACGACTGTTTGGAACCTGGTGAAACTGAAGCATTTGCTGATAAGGGGCTCTTATACCTTGCCTCCTTGCAGTCAAGAATTTCTGGAGAAGCCCTTCAAGTTGCATAGCTTACAAAGCCTTTCCACGCCGGATTTAGCATTTGGAGAAGATACTGAACAGATCCTGAGAGGCCTGTGCAATCTTCGAAAGCTAAGTTGCAGGTTTTTGTATTCTTGGGATTACACTTCCAACTGCATCCAGTTCCCAAATTTGGACTTCCTCACCCAACTTGAATCATTGAAGGTGGCCTACAGGGGAAAGGCACTTCATAAGGTTCAATCTTGTAAGTTCAGCTTTCCTGCGAATGTTAAAAAATTGACATTGTCAGGTTTTTGCTTGCCCTGGACTGAAATTTCAAGCATTGGGAACCTACCCAATCTTCAAGTACTCAAATTGTTGGATGATGCATTCGAGGGGACAACATGGGACATGAATGAAGGAGAATTTCGTAATCTCAGTTTCTTGAAATTAGAGCGGTTGCAATTATTACATTGGAATGCTTTTGAAGATCATCTTCCCAGCCTCAAGACAGTAGTGCTGGTAAATTGCAAAAAACTTGTGGAGATTCCCCCTTGTTTAGGAGATATACCAACATTGCAGAGCGTTGAATTGCGAGGTTGCAGTCACTCTTGTAGGTGCTCACTAGGAGTAATTAAGGAAAGGCAGATAGAAATGGGAAACGAGGAGCTAGCTGTCACCCTTGGGTAG